The following proteins are encoded in a genomic region of Mycobacterium sp. 155:
- the ureG gene encoding urease accessory protein UreG, producing the protein MRKPIRLGVGGPVGSGKTALIERLARKMSANHSVAAITNDIFTREDAEFLTRSGALPPDRIMGVETGGCPHTAIREDVSMNLHAVDTMVSRHPDLDLIFVESGGDNLAATFSPDLVDAHIYVIDVSGGDKIPRKGGPGVTKSDLLVINKIDLAEMVHASLDVMRRDSLKQRGERPFLFTDLMSEQGLNDVIAWIERDLMFLDAALPR; encoded by the coding sequence ATGCGTAAACCGATTCGCCTCGGCGTCGGCGGCCCCGTCGGTTCCGGCAAGACCGCGCTGATTGAGCGGCTGGCCCGCAAGATGTCGGCCAACCATTCGGTCGCGGCCATCACCAACGACATCTTCACCCGCGAGGACGCCGAATTCCTCACCCGCAGTGGTGCGCTGCCTCCCGATCGAATCATGGGCGTGGAGACCGGCGGCTGTCCGCACACCGCCATCCGCGAAGACGTCTCGATGAACCTGCATGCCGTCGACACCATGGTGAGCCGGCATCCAGATCTCGACCTCATCTTCGTCGAAAGCGGTGGCGACAATCTGGCGGCGACATTCAGCCCCGATCTCGTCGACGCGCACATCTACGTCATCGATGTCTCCGGCGGTGACAAGATCCCGCGCAAGGGTGGGCCTGGGGTCACCAAGTCAGATCTGCTGGTGATCAATAAGATCGACCTCGCCGAGATGGTCCACGCCAGCCTCGATGTGATGCGCAGGGATTCGCTCAAGCAACGCGGGGAGCGACCCTTCCTGTTCACCGATCTGATGTCGGAGCAGGGCCTGAACGACGTGATCGCGTGGATCGAACGCGATCTCATGTTTCTCGACGCAGCATTGCCGCGATGA
- a CDS encoding urease accessory protein UreF — MTDDQGLLYLLQVTSAAFPSGTYAHSAGFETLLDSALIVDRKSLREWADQWMELSAAPSEGVIVGLAHDAHRLGRFDDLLALDHILSAIKSGKEPLEASSVTGRATLRTVEEAFGTQVQDYAAVVRAGTAAGHAAIVFGVYADVHGVPRETALNAYLFTAYSNLVGVVGRLLPLGQRDVQALLADSRGLVQRCAERAAIMSIDEICSMTPLLEIASMRHERLTTRLCIS, encoded by the coding sequence ATGACTGATGACCAGGGGCTGCTGTATCTGTTGCAGGTCACCAGTGCGGCATTCCCCTCGGGCACCTATGCCCATTCTGCGGGCTTCGAGACCCTGTTGGACAGTGCGCTGATCGTCGATCGAAAGTCGTTGCGCGAGTGGGCTGATCAATGGATGGAGCTCAGTGCGGCGCCCTCTGAGGGGGTGATCGTCGGGCTGGCGCATGACGCGCACCGTCTCGGACGCTTCGACGACCTGCTCGCGTTGGACCACATCTTGAGCGCGATCAAGTCCGGTAAAGAGCCGTTGGAAGCCAGTTCGGTGACCGGCCGCGCGACGCTGCGCACGGTCGAAGAGGCCTTCGGCACCCAGGTGCAGGACTACGCGGCCGTGGTCCGCGCCGGCACCGCGGCCGGGCACGCCGCCATCGTGTTCGGGGTGTATGCCGACGTACACGGCGTTCCTCGGGAGACCGCCCTGAACGCGTACCTGTTCACCGCGTACTCGAATCTGGTGGGTGTGGTGGGTCGTTTGCTGCCCCTCGGTCAGCGCGACGTGCAGGCGTTACTGGCAGACAGCCGCGGTTTGGTGCAGCGTTGTGCGGAGCGAGCCGCCATCATGTCTATTGACGAAATCTGTTCTATGACACCACTTCTGGAGATTGCCAGCATGCGCCACGAGCGCTTGACCACGCGTCTCTGCATTTCCTGA
- a CDS encoding urease accessory protein UreE, with amino-acid sequence MSTNNVVTAKLGSIETIDSVEIDPVILTADERARGHMKVRSEGGREVRISLDRGSDLDDGDVLAMDGHVAVVVQACDEDILVVSPATARDWGAAAFVMGNLHRPVRFSDDAMRTPYEHSTGQALDEAGIAYTRTTAPLVGQRIRAVGGHSHD; translated from the coding sequence ATGAGCACCAACAATGTGGTGACCGCAAAACTCGGGTCGATAGAGACGATCGACAGCGTAGAGATCGATCCGGTGATCCTCACCGCCGACGAACGCGCCCGCGGGCATATGAAGGTGCGTTCGGAAGGCGGCCGTGAGGTACGTATCTCGTTGGATCGCGGTTCCGACCTCGACGACGGCGATGTGCTGGCGATGGACGGTCACGTGGCCGTAGTCGTCCAGGCCTGCGACGAGGACATCCTGGTGGTGTCGCCCGCAACGGCAAGGGATTGGGGGGCCGCCGCTTTCGTGATGGGCAACCTGCACCGGCCCGTCCGCTTCAGCGACGATGCCATGCGGACACCGTACGAGCACTCTACCGGGCAGGCATTGGACGAGGCAGGGATCGCCTACACGCGTACGACGGCTCCCCTGGTCGGGCAACGCATTAGGGCGGTGGGCGGACATTCGCATGACTGA
- the ureC gene encoding urease subunit alpha, giving the protein MSIDINRPDYATQYGPTTGDRISLADTGLVAEIERDYTTYGDELVFGGGKTIRDGMGQVSRFKRSDGALDMVVTNAVVIDPVLGVIKCDIGILDGKIVGIGKAGNPDVMEITPGLIIGPNTDILSVEGQIVTAGLIDIHPHFDSVQQLYEYQSAGFTTVIGGGSGPKTVGIECPGAWNLQRMLEAMADFPLNFGNFGKGNSSDPASIIEQVLGGATGMKIHEDWSSSPSAIRTCLRVADEYDFQVQLHADTLNETGFYEDTMAAIGGRVMHIYHCEGAGGGNAPDMMRCVGEANILPSSTNPTNPFSLNTYDEEIDMLITCHNLNKAVPSDMAFIQGRARAETMRAEDVLHDMGAISMIGSDSQGVGRAAESAQRAFQLAAVSKVRTGPLPQDSDRNDNFRIKRYLAKVTINPAICIGIDSYVGSITPGKMADLVFWRPEMFIAKPELILKGGFISWSAMGDPAGSLMTGQPLKYRPQYGYYGRNPRRLAYSFVTQAAIDNGLADRIDCQELRPIKRSRSISKRDMIHNNYMPDISIDPETYAVTVDGKRITVKAAKTLPLGQLYYLR; this is encoded by the coding sequence ATGAGCATCGACATCAACCGTCCGGACTATGCGACGCAGTACGGGCCAACGACGGGTGATCGCATCAGCCTCGCGGACACCGGTCTGGTGGCAGAGATCGAGCGCGATTACACCACCTACGGAGACGAACTGGTATTCGGCGGCGGAAAGACTATCCGGGACGGCATGGGACAGGTGTCCCGTTTCAAGCGGTCCGATGGCGCGCTGGACATGGTGGTCACCAACGCCGTGGTGATCGATCCTGTGCTCGGAGTGATCAAGTGTGACATCGGCATTCTCGACGGCAAGATCGTCGGAATCGGCAAGGCGGGCAACCCCGACGTCATGGAGATCACGCCGGGCCTGATCATCGGTCCGAACACCGACATCCTGTCGGTGGAAGGCCAGATCGTCACCGCCGGGCTGATCGACATTCATCCGCACTTCGACTCGGTGCAGCAGCTCTACGAATACCAGTCCGCAGGTTTTACGACCGTGATCGGCGGCGGTTCGGGGCCCAAGACCGTGGGCATCGAATGCCCAGGGGCCTGGAACCTGCAGCGCATGCTGGAGGCCATGGCCGATTTCCCACTGAACTTCGGCAACTTCGGCAAGGGCAACTCGTCCGACCCGGCCTCGATCATCGAGCAGGTGCTCGGTGGAGCCACGGGGATGAAGATCCACGAGGACTGGTCCAGCTCACCGTCGGCCATCCGGACCTGCCTGCGGGTTGCCGACGAATATGACTTCCAGGTGCAGCTGCATGCCGACACGCTGAACGAAACGGGCTTCTACGAAGACACCATGGCGGCCATCGGCGGTCGCGTCATGCACATCTACCACTGTGAAGGCGCCGGGGGCGGGAACGCGCCAGACATGATGCGGTGCGTGGGCGAGGCCAATATTCTGCCCAGCTCCACCAACCCGACAAACCCCTTCTCGCTCAACACTTATGACGAAGAAATAGACATGCTCATCACATGTCACAATCTCAACAAGGCCGTTCCCTCCGATATGGCCTTCATTCAGGGCCGGGCCCGCGCCGAGACCATGCGTGCCGAAGACGTACTTCATGACATGGGCGCCATTTCCATGATCGGGTCGGACAGCCAGGGCGTGGGCCGGGCGGCCGAAAGTGCCCAGCGCGCCTTCCAACTCGCCGCGGTCAGCAAGGTGCGCACCGGCCCGTTGCCTCAGGATAGTGACCGCAACGACAACTTCCGGATCAAGAGGTATCTCGCCAAGGTCACCATCAACCCGGCGATCTGCATCGGAATCGACTCCTACGTCGGCTCGATCACCCCGGGCAAGATGGCCGACCTGGTGTTCTGGCGGCCCGAAATGTTCATCGCCAAACCAGAATTGATTCTCAAGGGCGGGTTCATCTCGTGGTCGGCGATGGGCGATCCCGCCGGCTCGCTGATGACCGGTCAGCCGCTCAAGTATCGCCCCCAATACGGCTATTACGGGCGCAACCCCCGCCGGTTGGCGTACTCCTTCGTCACCCAGGCCGCGATCGACAACGGATTGGCCGACCGTATCGACTGCCAGGAGTTGCGGCCGATCAAGCGGAGCAGGTCGATCTCGAAGCGCGACATGATCCACAACAACTACATGCCCGACATCAGCATCGACCCGGAGACGTACGCCGTCACCGTCGACGGCAAACGTATCACCGTGAAGGCAGCGAAGACATTGCCGCTGGGCCAGCTGTATTACCTGCGTTAG
- a CDS encoding urease subunit gamma: MHLTVREEERMQLWTAAEMARRRLAKGIRLNQPEAVALICDEVLERAREGSIPILPDLMEYGATILRREHVMTGVAEMLKIVQVEALLPDGTKLVTVMDPIRGEATDGDNETPAASWAPPPIPESRVPDEAFEVGEPDKVGHIEFAPTPITINVGRETLVLDIVNTGDRPVQVGAHYHVAEANRALAFDRSSAFGFRLDIPSGTSVRFEPGQSRRCQLVRLGGAQVARGMNDVTNGPTGSELIKEQAMRRLREGGYCFEGETLEMLAGKEASGEPNS; encoded by the coding sequence ATGCACCTGACGGTCCGCGAGGAGGAGAGGATGCAGCTATGGACTGCCGCCGAGATGGCGCGCCGGAGGCTGGCCAAGGGCATCCGGCTGAATCAGCCAGAGGCGGTGGCTCTTATTTGTGACGAGGTCCTTGAGCGTGCTCGAGAGGGCTCCATTCCCATTCTCCCGGATCTCATGGAATACGGTGCCACCATCCTGCGGCGTGAGCACGTGATGACCGGTGTCGCCGAGATGCTGAAAATCGTTCAGGTCGAGGCACTTCTACCGGATGGCACCAAGCTTGTGACGGTCATGGACCCGATCCGGGGGGAGGCCACCGACGGCGACAACGAGACCCCTGCGGCGTCGTGGGCACCTCCGCCTATTCCCGAGTCGAGGGTTCCGGACGAGGCGTTCGAAGTCGGCGAGCCGGACAAGGTCGGACATATCGAGTTCGCCCCGACCCCCATCACCATCAATGTCGGCCGTGAGACGCTGGTCCTCGATATCGTTAATACCGGGGACCGGCCGGTGCAGGTGGGCGCGCACTACCACGTCGCTGAAGCCAACCGCGCGTTGGCATTCGACCGATCCTCGGCGTTTGGCTTCCGTCTCGACATTCCCAGCGGCACATCGGTGCGCTTCGAACCGGGCCAGAGCCGCCGCTGCCAACTGGTCCGGCTGGGCGGAGCTCAAGTTGCCAGGGGCATGAATGACGTTACGAACGGTCCGACCGGAAGCGAGCTGATCAAGGAGCAGGCGATGCGCCGCCTACGTGAAGGCGGCTACTGCTTCGAAGGGGAGACCTTGGAAATGCTGGCAGGCAAGGAAGCGAGCGGAGAGCCGAATTCATGA
- a CDS encoding sodium:solute symporter, with protein sequence MVVTIGLLTLFFASVVLVLYMSYKKDKTFDGYAVGGRSFSGFYIAMSYMNAWWPGTTFVAFFGVLAGSGVIGFYLLLYSVLGACAMYLMATRAWGWGKKYKLFTQPDLIGLRFDSGRLKMLASVIGVAASFPWIVLGMQAMGEIVRWATFGKIGVVPALIIGVLIIAVRQLWTVQMGMRGLIISDVWQGIVAYGLTAVICVVLLFTEFHGLVALSELPPAKFVIPGFNSPQGGLYFLGLVLSGAIGSLCWPASFQRIYTADSIKSVKWGTVLTFPMTVGFFVPLGLLAMSAATIANIAEDPQHGWFILLDSVGGEWLLGVGLVIVLAASMGFVDSWIQVCGTQLANDIVGSARPLTDKQRIIVSKLSMLAFLALGAAFAYLTFSYGNLLTWAQVAYAVIIQLAVPLFAGLFWRRGSATAAFWGLAVGFVVAVVLTIPHADDGGAIPALGGVPAGIVGLGANLVIYLTISLLTKVPSEEQQRVADLFGSVSDALSPEPTKDSEPEGGLGATPRPIR encoded by the coding sequence ATGGTCGTGACAATCGGCTTGCTCACTCTATTTTTCGCCTCGGTCGTGCTCGTGCTCTACATGAGCTATAAGAAGGATAAGACTTTCGACGGGTACGCCGTAGGTGGACGTTCCTTCTCCGGGTTCTACATCGCTATGTCGTACATGAATGCGTGGTGGCCCGGAACCACTTTCGTCGCCTTCTTCGGCGTGTTGGCCGGCTCCGGCGTCATCGGATTCTACCTGTTGCTCTACTCCGTACTGGGCGCTTGCGCGATGTATCTGATGGCCACCCGCGCCTGGGGTTGGGGCAAGAAGTACAAACTGTTCACCCAGCCCGACCTCATCGGTCTGCGCTTCGACAGTGGCCGGCTCAAAATGCTCGCCAGCGTCATCGGAGTGGCAGCTAGCTTCCCGTGGATCGTCCTTGGCATGCAAGCCATGGGCGAAATCGTACGATGGGCCACTTTCGGCAAGATCGGAGTCGTACCGGCACTGATCATCGGTGTGCTCATCATCGCGGTCCGGCAGCTCTGGACGGTACAGATGGGTATGCGTGGCTTGATCATCAGCGATGTGTGGCAGGGCATCGTTGCCTATGGCCTCACGGCGGTGATTTGCGTCGTCCTCCTGTTCACCGAGTTCCACGGCTTAGTCGCCCTATCCGAACTGCCCCCCGCCAAATTCGTCATCCCAGGCTTCAACTCCCCGCAGGGCGGTCTTTATTTTTTGGGCCTGGTGCTGTCTGGTGCCATCGGTTCATTGTGCTGGCCCGCGTCCTTCCAGCGCATCTACACCGCCGACAGCATCAAGTCGGTCAAGTGGGGAACGGTCTTGACCTTCCCCATGACTGTCGGGTTCTTCGTGCCGCTCGGTCTCCTGGCCATGTCGGCGGCCACGATCGCCAACATCGCTGAGGACCCGCAGCACGGCTGGTTCATCCTGCTGGACTCCGTCGGCGGTGAATGGTTGCTTGGTGTTGGCCTGGTGATCGTACTCGCCGCCAGCATGGGGTTCGTCGACTCTTGGATCCAGGTGTGCGGAACCCAGCTGGCCAACGATATCGTCGGTAGCGCGCGTCCCTTGACAGACAAGCAACGCATCATCGTCTCGAAGCTGTCCATGCTTGCCTTCTTGGCGCTCGGCGCCGCATTCGCCTACCTCACCTTCAGCTACGGGAACCTGCTGACGTGGGCACAGGTCGCCTACGCAGTCATCATCCAGCTCGCGGTGCCGCTGTTCGCTGGGCTGTTCTGGCGCCGTGGCAGTGCCACGGCAGCCTTCTGGGGCCTTGCCGTGGGATTCGTCGTGGCGGTGGTGCTGACCATTCCGCACGCGGATGACGGCGGAGCCATTCCCGCGCTGGGCGGTGTACCTGCGGGCATCGTCGGTTTGGGGGCCAATCTAGTCATCTACCTGACTATCTCACTGCTCACCAAAGTGCCCTCAGAGGAGCAGCAGCGGGTGGCCGACCTGTTCGGCTCGGTCTCCGACGCGTTGAGCCCGGAACCTACTAAGGACTCCGAGCCGGAAGGTGGGCTCGGCGCCACTCCTCGCCCGATACGGTGA
- a CDS encoding response regulator transcription factor, which yields MDLRTSMTSADIVNVLDINSAVATMPSGGNTAATADSVLEQIHSSIPYVAASLQVWDPINGCHRTIANRGYSETEIAHLDTWFVAQDEAFRYMRDVDRDPLRWADMPFDYRSFYSAQTHWLPAGYREGVTTCLFAADGRYTGNLHLNTDSVKYPSDSNRGALTALQPILAILTDVLREPAHIASIIEPDAHCTIVSGESECHDVPGRFSGPWLATGTVLVQAVTAGASVHSRHWRGLWQDQDGGWHRVSRTPLPSGFLVTERSTSVPHRLTVRELEVLTLLERSRTTTQIATELTISAKTAGKHIENVMAKLGCSSRTGAAVVALDEGLLLLGCAR from the coding sequence ATGGATCTTCGAACGTCGATGACGTCCGCAGACATCGTGAACGTCCTTGATATCAACTCCGCCGTTGCCACGATGCCAAGCGGCGGGAATACCGCTGCGACTGCGGATTCCGTTCTGGAGCAGATTCACTCGTCGATCCCCTATGTGGCAGCCAGCTTGCAGGTGTGGGACCCCATCAACGGATGTCATCGGACGATCGCCAATCGGGGGTACTCAGAGACAGAGATCGCCCACCTGGACACCTGGTTCGTCGCGCAGGACGAGGCGTTCCGATATATGCGTGATGTGGACAGGGATCCCCTGCGGTGGGCTGATATGCCATTCGACTATCGGTCGTTCTACTCGGCGCAGACCCACTGGCTGCCTGCAGGGTACCGGGAAGGAGTGACGACCTGTCTGTTCGCAGCAGACGGCCGCTACACCGGAAACCTGCACCTGAACACCGATTCAGTCAAGTATCCCAGCGACAGTAATCGCGGCGCGCTGACCGCACTGCAGCCGATTCTGGCCATCCTCACCGACGTGCTGCGGGAACCCGCCCACATCGCGAGCATCATCGAGCCCGACGCACACTGCACGATCGTGAGCGGCGAAAGCGAATGCCACGACGTCCCGGGACGATTCAGTGGACCCTGGCTGGCGACCGGAACCGTTCTGGTGCAGGCCGTCACGGCTGGCGCTTCAGTGCACTCCCGGCACTGGCGAGGTTTGTGGCAGGACCAGGACGGCGGATGGCACCGCGTTTCGCGTACTCCGTTGCCTTCTGGTTTCCTTGTCACCGAGCGTTCGACATCGGTTCCTCACCGATTGACCGTTCGCGAACTGGAGGTCCTCACGCTGCTCGAACGCAGTCGGACCACCACCCAAATCGCTACCGAGCTCACCATCTCTGCCAAAACTGCCGGCAAGCACATCGAGAACGTCATGGCCAAGCTTGGATGCTCATCGCGCACTGGCGCAGCCGTCGTCGCACTCGACGAAGGTTTGTTACTCCTCGGTTGCGCCCGCTGA
- a CDS encoding NAD(P)/FAD-dependent oxidoreductase translates to MAQDDIDVVVIGAGFAGLAAARELGWLGLRVTTVEARNRIGGRTHTEQRWGIRLEMGGAYVHWHQPHVWAELSRYGLGVVVAGAADASLAYWYADGALHSGTVGEFNELAAQRIRDLMQSARDYLPHPYRPLAGIRVGDVDKLAVPEYLDRLELSAVERDLVDALIATDSSGQPGEVAMSQTFRWWVFANGDWDQHFDMTGGFKIAEGTSALAARMAADARGEIRLTTQVTAIEQQANRVIVTLDNGEQLNAAAAIVTVPLSTLQRIDFTPPLSDGKRAMITEGQMARGTKVWARLRGDYEPFLAIAPPRFPLTAAQVEGHVHGDTIVVGFGPDAEAFDPCDRAAVEQALRLWIPDADVVDSFGHNWVADEFAGETWPMLRPGQLTHHFADLRRPHGRVYFAGSIYARGWGSFIDGALESGIEQARAIAEIIQPGV, encoded by the coding sequence ATGGCACAAGACGATATTGACGTTGTCGTGATAGGCGCTGGCTTCGCAGGCCTGGCTGCCGCCCGTGAACTCGGCTGGCTTGGCTTGCGAGTCACCACTGTTGAAGCGCGAAACCGCATCGGTGGCCGCACGCATACCGAACAACGGTGGGGCATCCGCCTTGAGATGGGCGGTGCTTATGTGCACTGGCACCAGCCGCACGTATGGGCCGAACTCTCTCGCTACGGCTTGGGCGTCGTCGTCGCCGGCGCCGCTGACGCGTCGCTCGCCTACTGGTACGCCGACGGGGCATTGCACAGTGGCACTGTCGGCGAATTTAACGAGCTCGCGGCCCAACGGATCCGCGACTTGATGCAGTCCGCGCGTGACTATCTGCCACACCCGTATCGGCCCCTTGCCGGTATCCGAGTCGGGGATGTCGACAAGCTAGCAGTACCTGAGTATCTCGATCGGCTCGAACTGAGTGCGGTGGAACGTGATCTCGTCGACGCACTGATAGCGACCGACTCTAGCGGCCAACCCGGCGAGGTGGCGATGAGCCAGACCTTCCGCTGGTGGGTGTTCGCCAATGGCGACTGGGACCAACACTTCGACATGACCGGCGGGTTCAAGATCGCCGAGGGCACCAGCGCGCTCGCGGCCCGCATGGCCGCCGACGCCCGCGGCGAGATTCGGCTGACTACCCAGGTGACCGCAATCGAGCAGCAGGCGAATCGCGTCATCGTGACTCTGGATAACGGTGAGCAGCTCAACGCGGCCGCCGCGATCGTGACGGTGCCGCTGTCGACACTGCAGCGCATCGACTTCACGCCGCCACTGTCTGACGGTAAGCGGGCAATGATCACCGAAGGGCAGATGGCGAGAGGCACGAAGGTGTGGGCGCGCCTGCGTGGCGACTACGAACCGTTTCTGGCGATCGCTCCGCCGCGATTTCCGTTGACTGCAGCGCAAGTCGAAGGCCACGTCCACGGCGACACCATCGTCGTCGGCTTCGGACCCGACGCCGAGGCGTTCGACCCATGTGATCGCGCCGCTGTCGAGCAGGCACTTCGGCTATGGATCCCCGACGCTGACGTGGTCGACAGCTTCGGTCACAACTGGGTCGCCGACGAATTCGCAGGCGAAACATGGCCGATGCTGCGGCCAGGGCAGCTGACCCATCACTTCGCCGACCTGCGCCGACCCCACGGGCGCGTGTACTTCGCCGGATCCATATATGCCCGCGGCTGGGGTAGCTTCATCGACGGCGCCCTGGAGAGCGGCATCGAACAAGCTCGAGCCATCGCCGAAATCATCCAGCCGGGAGTATGA
- a CDS encoding WhiB family transcriptional regulator: MPAIFHSPACRSDDEWEWQLRAKCRTVDPSLFFHPDGERGHARQERQKRAKQVCADCPVADQCRDHAIVFQEAFGTWGGMSEEDRARSLFARKVHIRTHRPAPSKDHG; encoded by the coding sequence ATGCCTGCTATCTTCCACTCACCTGCGTGCAGGTCGGATGACGAGTGGGAATGGCAATTGCGTGCCAAATGCAGGACGGTAGATCCCAGCCTGTTCTTCCATCCCGATGGTGAGCGAGGTCACGCGCGACAGGAACGTCAGAAGCGTGCCAAGCAGGTGTGTGCGGACTGTCCGGTGGCGGACCAATGCCGGGACCACGCGATTGTGTTTCAGGAAGCCTTCGGAACATGGGGCGGAATGTCTGAGGAGGATCGCGCCCGCTCATTGTTTGCCCGTAAGGTTCACATCCGCACGCACCGACCTGCGCCAAGTAAAGACCACGGTTGA
- a CDS encoding YigZ family protein, translating to MPFSLDPEATPHSDETIKKSRFIARLRYADCEEDAYGFIALARELERGAGHHCFAYIIGDEVESRIDRYSDDGEPSGTAGVPILHVLKARDVVNVVAVVSRYYGGIKLGAGGLARAYSGGVVAALESTNLRRRIQSQVFTLAVDHAEAGWVEAELRRRRFDVDGVDYGQKAVITIHCAETAKLDSVIGEITSGRGELIHVGHVWG from the coding sequence ATGCCGTTCTCGCTCGATCCTGAGGCAACGCCGCACTCCGATGAGACGATCAAGAAGTCGCGGTTCATTGCCCGACTTCGCTATGCCGACTGCGAAGAAGATGCCTACGGATTCATCGCTCTCGCACGCGAACTCGAGCGCGGAGCCGGTCATCACTGCTTCGCCTACATCATCGGTGATGAAGTCGAGAGTCGCATTGATCGGTACAGTGACGATGGAGAGCCCAGCGGAACAGCCGGCGTTCCGATCCTGCATGTGCTGAAGGCCCGAGACGTGGTGAATGTGGTCGCAGTGGTGTCGCGATACTACGGGGGTATCAAGCTCGGAGCCGGCGGTCTGGCGCGGGCCTATTCTGGCGGCGTAGTCGCTGCGCTCGAATCAACGAACCTGCGGCGTCGCATCCAGTCGCAAGTGTTCACCCTCGCGGTGGACCATGCCGAGGCCGGTTGGGTTGAGGCGGAATTGCGACGGCGCAGGTTCGATGTGGATGGTGTCGACTACGGCCAGAAGGCGGTGATCACCATTCATTGTGCCGAGACAGCAAAGCTGGACTCAGTGATAGGTGAAATAACCTCCGGCCGTGGGGAACTCATTCATGTGGGCCACGTATGGGGATAG